Proteins from a genomic interval of Osmia bicornis bicornis chromosome 11, iOsmBic2.1, whole genome shotgun sequence:
- the LOC114875939 gene encoding dynein axonemal heavy chain 7, producing MQYWSDIVEVFKYQKRAQVLENRLITAMEKIDKFNEEEAAFGWEVTQYPRRKEIADQLKPFKQLFDSICDFLNKHDQWMNSMIGSFDPEQIDNDVGYAYRTIYKLEKYFQEPDLKNLAASVREKIEKFREHMPIIYTLGNPGLKARHWEQISTIIDIPIKVDEDLTLAKILEMGLAVFADRFESISDNASKESTLERGMDKMEKDWADLSFTVNPFKDTGTYVIAGVDDIQLLLDDHIVKTVTIKNSPNIKPFEARILMWENKLHLLQDILDQWLRVQGIWMYLEPIFSSPDIQQQMPEEGRKFSAVDKTWRDIMKTVHADPRVLSVVEIDKMLERLKKSFGLLEDIQRGLNDYLEKKRLFFTRFFFLSNDELLEILSETKDPTRVQPHLKKCFEGIDRLKFNEELEVLAMRSTEDEEVDLVDTISTAAARGQVEKWLIELETIMRKSVRYVVEQAILAYPTKPRRIWVLEWPGQTILCVGKTYWTLRIEESMLSGVIGLERYLDQCQTELNDIILLIRGKLPKQSRITLEALVTLDVHGKDVLASLYKDEVIKNTDFRWLCHLRYYWLEENMWAYMINSSQRYGYEYLGNSSRLVITPLTDRCYRTLFGALSLHLGGAPEGPAGTGKTETTKDLAKAVAKQCVVFNCSEGLDYLALGKFFKGLASCGAWSCFDEFNRIDLEVLSVVAQQILTIQRAINSGAEKMVFEGTEIFLNPSCAIFITMNPGYAGRSELPDNLKALFRPVAMMVPDYALIAENTLYSYGFYNGRPLAVKIVTAYRLCSEQLSSQHHYDYGMRAVKSVLIAAGNLKLRYPEESEDILMLRSILDVNLPKFLVHDLPLFEGIASDLFPGVVLPTPDYTHLNACTKEACDAANIQCTDFFLQKIQQIYEMMIVRHGFMIVGLPFGGKTSAYRMLASCLGLLEERGLMEEHRVEITVINPKAITMGQLYGQFDPASHEWSDGVLAVSYRAFATSTNSNRKWLVFDGPVDALWIENMNTVLDDNKKLCLTSGEIIQLSPTTNLIFEPMDLEVASPATVSRCGMIYMEPVSLGWTPLLTSWLNTLPSTFTEHIKIHLHEMYARFCPPLLRLLGRFEELIKMPEANVIRSLMYLFDCFLDDFHDEKYLHTLSDLDMRAQIEGCFFFSCIWSMGGTLTADSRHWFSDLFRALTEREFPEDARERFDVSDEVTDPSKPYVVNLPLTGLVFDYKYVKEGRGRWRPWLDDLQDLPAIPKDVPVNQIIVQTIETVRYVHLFKLLICHQKPVLLVGPTGTGKSVYIMDFLLKKNDPETFKPLFVIFSAQTSANQTQEIIMNKLDRRKKGLYGAPPGKYWVVFVDDLSMPQKEEYGAQPPIELLRQWLDHWTWYDLKEVTPIQLVDVQLVCAMGPPSGGLDVTPRFKRHFVTLGISEFSDNVLITIFTALVSWHLDSKEFPDFFRPIVECIVQGTLDIYKETRKHLLPTPAKCHYLFNLRDFSRVIQGVLLSTPETVTEPIGMKRLWVHEVLRVYGDRLIDDMDIKWLVEQIRKTLSEHMEDDLNYMFQNLLGDAVTEMELRNLIYCDFEDPLADRKLYLEVADLDRLAIVVEEYLAEYNSISRTPMNLVLFRFVLAQVYRKRDFNVSSRFLRFAVEHLSKICRVMMQPRSHALLIGVGGSGRQSLTRLAAHIADYELFQVEMSQQYGRHEWHEDLKSILKKSAASELHTVFLFMDTQIKEESFLEDISNLLNSGEVPNLFAPDEMSDICEKMRVIDRQRDRSMQTDGSPVALFNFFVQTVREHLHVVVTMSPIGDNFRVRIRKFPALVNCCTIDWLQPWPEDALLAVATKFLGEIDLTKKEETACIEMCQYFHTSTQQLSHEFLRKTKRHNYVTPTSYLELINTFKDLLRKKRKATIDGKKRYEAGLERLDSTHKQVEKMQEILVALQPKLLIAAKDVEAMFLNVQKESDEVAAMEQVVKMDEEAAMVVAHEADGIRAECDADLQDVMPILNAANDALNTLTPQDIQIVRSMKRPPAGVRLVMEAVCILKDVKPEKVSTPEGTVDDYWKASLRLLSDMKFLESLLLFDKDNISEKIMTKIRTTILTNPNFDPERVRQVSTACEGLCRWVFALSEYDQVAKIVAPKKQALAKAEADYSVAMAQLNLKRRQLQEVRDRLAKLEELLQQRRIEYQAMNDEVKDCEEKLRRAKELIGGLGGEYTRWSDTARELGERYHILTGDILIGSGIVAYLGVFTSQYRQQQIGDWVKICTDLNVFCTQDYQLTQVLGDPVLIRSWNIFGLPTDLFSIDNGIIVTNSRRWPLMIDPQGQANKWVKNMEKDNSVNVIRLIQSDYMRILENAVQFGQPVLLENVGEELDAALESLLMKQTFRAGGAVCIKIGDSIIEYSDHFRFYITTKLRNPHYLPEVAVKVTLLNFMITPIGLEDQLLGIVVAKERPDLESEKNQLIVQGAANKKMLKEIEDQILEVLSTSQENILEDETAISVLSSSKTLSNEILAKQMVAEVTEKSIDAARLEYTPIAVYSTVLFFTIAILANIDPMYQYSLVWFMNLFKQTIDNTEHVEDIGQRLEDLTKHFTYSLYVNICRSLFEKDKLLFSVLLSVNLLNKQGAISMPQWMFLLTGGVGLENPFANPTQWLPSKSWDELCRLSSVSGFEGFKDTFTKNISAWKVVFDHMEPHTLPFPVPYENLIPFERMLVLRCIRPDKVVPAAQQFVQEQLGKQYIESPPFDLVSSFSDSYSCIPLIFVLTPGADPMAVLLKFADDMGFGTNRLFSLSLGQGQGVIAAQLIDDGVKNGTWVVLQNCHLAKSFMPLLEKICESFTPGTVHPDFRLWLTSYPVEHFPVSVLQNGVKMTNEPPKGLRANIVRSFLQDPICDDEFFDTSNQKGTFKKLLFALCFFHAIVQERRKFGPIGWNNQYEFNETDLRISALQLRIFLDQYDDVQYTALKYLTGECNYGGRVTDEWDRRTLNTILTKFYCPDVIEKQKYQFDPSGIYFVPVVTTHTEFLEYIKSFPMATAPSVFGMNENADIIKDQQETTLMLSSILATQVRKLQRRIERTGETETDRGKSADEIVYEVTSDILSRLPNDFDLVVALEKYPTLYNQSMNTVLVQEMGRFNKLLRTIRNSLVNVQKAIKGLVMMNMDLEEVYVSIITGKIPKMWMRNSYPSLKPLGSYVQDFLKRLNFLQSWYDVGPPTTFWISGFYFTQAFLTGARQNYARKYSIPIDLLIYDFVPMKETVLVEAPADGVYIYGLFLDGARFNRMTMKLDESLPKILYDTVPYIWLIPTKKDELEEKETYTCPVYKTTERRGVLSTTGHSTNFVIAIWLPTDHPPEHWVLRGVAMLCQLSD from the exons GATGTGGGAGAACAAGCTGCACCTGCTGCAAGATATTCTCGATCAATGGCTACGCGTACAAGGTATTTGGATGTATTTGGAGCCGATCTTCTCGTCGCCTGATATCCAACAACAAATGCCAGAGGAAGGTAGAAAGTTCTCGGCCGTGGACAAAACTTGGCGCGACATCATGAAGACTGTCCACGCTGATCCTCGTGTTCTCTCCGTCGTCGAGATCGATAAGATGTTAGAACGATTGAAGAAGAGTTTTGGTTTGCTCGAGGATATACAGAGGGGGTTGAACGATTATCTCGAGAAGAAACGTCTATTCTTCACGAGATTCTTCTTTTTGTCGAACGACGAGCTATTAGAAATCCTTTCGGAGACCAAGGATCCTACTCG CGTTCAACCTCACTTGAAGAAATGTTTCGAGGGAATAGACAGGCTGAAGTTCAACGAGGAGCTCGAAGTGTTGGCGATGAGGTCAACGGAGGATGAAGAGGTTGATCTCGTGGACACGATATCCACTGCCGCTGCCAGAGGACAAGTGGAGAAATGGTTGATCGAACTGGAAACAATAATGCGTAAAAGCGTGCGATACGTGGTGGAACAGGCGATACTTGCGTATCCCACTAAACCAAGGAGGATCTGGGTGTTGGAATGGCCCGGTCAGACGATCCTCTGCGTTGGTAAAACCTACTGGACACTACGTATAGAAGAATCAATGTTATCCGGTGTGATAGGTTTGGAGAGATATCTGGACCAGTGTCAGACCGAACTGAACGATATTATATTGTTGATCAGAGGCAAACTGCCGAAACAAAGTCGCATTACCTTAG aGGCTTTGGTTACACTGGACGTTCATGGGAAAGACGTGCTCGCGAGTCTTTACAAAGACGAAGTAATTAAAAACACGGACTTCAGATGGTTGTGCCATTTGCGTTATTACTGGCTG GAGGAGAACATGTGGGCGTACATGATAAATTCAAGCCAACGATACGGTTACGAATACCTAGGCAATTCCTCAAGATTGGTGATCACCCCTCTGACCGATCGGTGCTACCGAACACTGTTCGGCGCGTTGAGCCTCCATCTCGGTGGAGCACCGGAAGGCCCGGCCGGAACTGGTAAAACGGAAACGACCAAGGATCTCGCGAAGGCGGTGGCCAAACAATGCGTCGTATTCAATTGTTCCGAGGGTTTGGATTATCTGGCATTGGGAAAATTCTTCAAAGGACTCGCTTCGTGCGGCGCGTGGTCCTGTTTCGACGAGTTCAACCGGATCGATCTGGAAGTGTTGTCCGTGGTAGCACAACAGATATTGACTATTCAACGCGCCATAAACAGCGGCGCCGAGAAGATGGTATTCGAAGGAACGGAGATCTTCTTGAACCCGTCGTGCGCGATTTTCATCACCATGAATCCCGGTTACGCCGGTAGATCCGAGTTACCGGACAATCTGAAAGCGTTGTTCCGTCCCGTGGCCATGATGGTACCCGATTACGCGTTGATCGCTGAGAATACCCTTTATTCGTACGGTTTCTACAACGGCAGGCCTCTGGCCGTGAAGATCGTCACCGCTTACAGGCTATGCTCGGAACAGTTGAGCAGTCAGCATCATTACGATTACGGTATGAGAGCTGTCAAGTCTGTGCTGATCGCAGCTGGTAATCTGAAGCTGAGATATCCCGAGGAATCCGAGGATATACTGATGCTGAGGAGTATACTCGACGTGAATTTGCCCAAGTTCCTCGTGCATGATCTGCCGCTGTTCGAGGGTATCGCCTCGGATCTGTTCCCCGGCGTCGTTCTTCCGACACCTGATTACACTCACCTGAACGCGTGCACGAAGGAAGCGTGCGACGCGGCTAATATCCAATGCACCGATTTCTTCCTGCAGAAGATCCAACAGATATACGAGATGATGATCGTCAGACACGGTTTCATGATCGTTGGTCTGCCGTTCGGGGGCAAGACGTCCGCGTACAGGATGCTGGCCAGTTGTCTAGGTTTACTAGAGGAACGAGGACTGATGGAGGAACACAGGGTGGAGATAACGGTTATCAATCCGAAAGCGATCACCATGGGCCAATTATACGGTCAGTTCGATCCGGCCTCGCACGAATGGAGCGACGGCGTGCTGGCTGTCAGCTACAGAGCTTTCGCAACGTCCACCAACTCGAATAGGAAGTGGTTGGTGTTCGACGGACCGGTCGACGCCCTTTGGATCGAGAACATGAACACAGTGTTGGACGACAATAAAAAGCTTTGTCTGACCTCCGGGGAAATAATACAGCTGTCACCCACTACGAATCTGATCTTCGAACCGATGGACTTAGAG GTCGCATCACCGGCGACCGTGTCGAGGTGCGGTATGATTTACATGGAGCCTGTCAGCCTTGGTTGGACACCGCTTTTAACTTCCTGGTTGAACACTTTACCATCTACCTTCACCGAGCacattaaaattcatttacatGAAATGTATGCTAGGTTCTGTCCACCTCTTCTGCGTCTACTTGGTCGATTCGAA GAGTTGATTAAAATGCCAGAGGCGAACGTGATTAGGTCGCTGATGTATCTGTTCGATTGTTTCCTCGACGATTTCCACGACGAGAAGTATCTTCATACCTTATCGGATCTAGACATGAGGGCGCAGATAGAG GgttgcttcttcttctcttgCATTTGGTCGATGGGTGGCACGTTAACGGCCGATTCTCGCCATTGGTTCAGCGATCTTTTCAGAGCGTTGACCGAGAGAGAATTTCCTGAGGATGCCAGGGAACGTTTCGACGTATCAGACGAGGTCACGGACCCGTCGAAACCGTACGTGGTGAATTTGCCGTTGACGGGTCTGGTGTTCGATTACAAGTACGTGAAAGAGGGCAGAGGAAGATGGAGACCGTGGTTGGACGATTTGCAAGACCTCCCAGCGATACCCAAAGACGTACCAGTCAATCAAATCATTGTCCAGACGATTGAGACCGTTCGATACGTGCACTTGTTCAAATTGTTAATCTGTCATCAAAAGCCTGTCTTATTGGTTGGTCCAACTGGTACCGGCAAGTCCGTCTACATAATGGACTTCCTGTTGAAGAAGAACGATCCAGAAACCTTCAAGCCGTTGTTCGTGATATTCTCGGCTCAAACGAGCGCTAATCAAACTCAGGAAATCATCATGAACAAATTGGatagaaggaaaaagggaCTTTACGGAGCTCCTCCAGGAAAATACTGGGTGGTCTTCGTGGACGATCTTTCCATGCCTCAGAAGGAAGAATACGGTGCCCAACCACCCATAGAATTGCTAAGACAATGGCTGGATCACTGGACGTGGTACGATTTAAAAGAAGTAACTCCGATACAGCTGGTGGACGTTCAATTGGTTTGCGCCATGGGTCCTCCATCCGGGGGACTGGATGTTACACCAAGATTCAAAAGACACTTCGTCACCCTGGGCATTTCTGAGTTCTCCGATAACGTTCTTATCACCATCTTCACCGCCCTGGTGTCCTGGCACTTGGACAGCAAAGAGTTTCCCGATTTTTTCCGTCCGATCGTTGAATGCATTGTTCAAGGTACTCTAGACATTTATAAGGAGACCAGGAAGCATCTTCTACCGACTCCAGCCAAGTGCCATTACCTGTTCAACCTGCGAGACTTCTCGAGGGTGATTCAAGGAGTGCTGTTGTCCACGCCTGAAACTGTCACCGAACCT ATCGGTATGAAACGATTATGGGTACACGAAGTGCTACGCGTTTATGGGGATCGATTGATCGACGACATGGACATCAAATGGCTCGTCGAGCAGATACGAAAAACTTTGTCGGAACACATGGAGGATGATTTGAATTACATGTTCCAAAATTTACTCGGCGATGCG gtGACAGAAATGGAGCTTCGAAATCTGATCTACTGCGATTTCGAGGACCCATTGGCTGATCGAAAATTGTACTTAGAAGTGGCAGATTTGGATCGCCTGGCGATCGTGGTTGAGGAGTACCTCGCAGAGTACAATTCCATTTCAAGGACACCGATGAATCTCGTACTTTTCCGGTTTGTACTCGCACAGGTGTATCGTAAGAGAGATTTCAATGTTTCTTCGCGTTTCCTCAGATTTGCGGTGGAACATCTGTCGAAGATCTGTCGAGTGATGATGCAGCCCCGAAGTCACGCGTTGTTGATAGGCGTCGGTGGTTCCGGAAGGCAATCACTGACCAGACTAGCAGCCCATATCGCTGACTACGAGCTGTTCCAGGTAGAAATGTCACAGCAGTACGGCCGGCACGAATGGCACGAGGACTTGAAGAGTATCTTAAAAAAGAGCGCCGCTAGTGAGCTGCACACCGTCTTCCTCTTCATGGACACTCAAATCAAAGAAGAATCGTTCTTAGAAGACATCAGCAACTTGTTAAATTCCGGAGAGGTACCGAACCTATTCGCCCCCGACGAGATGTCCGACATTTGCGAGAAGATGCGCGTGATCGATCGTCAAAGGGACAGATCCATGCAGACGGACGGAAGTCCTGTGGCCCTCTTCAACTTCTTCGTGCAGACGGTCCGCGAGCATCTGCACGTGGTCGTCACTATGTCGCCGATAGGTGATAATTTTCGCGTCAGGATTCGAAAGTTTCCAGCTTTGGTCAATTGTTGCACGATAGATTGGCTTCAACCTTGGCCAGAGGACGCACTACTAGCTGTGGCAACTAAGTTTCTAGGTGAAATTGATCTGACGAAGAAAGAGGAAACCGCGTGCATCGAGATGTGTCAATACTTTCACACCTCCACCCAGCAGTTGTCGCACGAGTTCCTTAGGAAGACCAAGAGGCACAACTACGTCACGCCCACCTCGTACCTGGAGCTCATCAACACTTTCAAGGATCTGCTgaggaaaaagaggaaggcGACGATCGACGGGAAGAAGAGGTACGAGGCGGGTCTGGAAAGGTTGGACAGTACTCACAAGCAAGTGGAGAAGATGCAGGAGATTTTAGTTGCTTTGCAACCGAAGCTGCTTATCGCTGCCAAGGACGTCGAGGCCATGTTCCTCAACGTTCAAAAGGAGAGCGACGAGGTCGCAGCCATGGAGCAAGTCGTCAAGATGGACGAGGAGGCTGCTATG GTGGTGGCACACGAAGCGGATGGCATTCGTGCGGAATGCGACGCCGACTTGCAAGATGTGATGCCGATACTGAACGCGGCTAACGACGCCTTAAACACTTTAACCCCGCAGGATATTCAAATAGTGAGATCCATGAAACGACCGCCAGCCGGTGTTCGATTAGTTATGGAAGCAGTCTGCATACTGAAG GACGTGAAACCAGAGAAGGTTTCCACCCCAGAAGGCACGGTGGACGATTACTGGAAAGCTTCACTTCGTCTACTAAGCGACATGAAGTTCCTCGAGTCCTTATTGTTATTCGACAAGGATAACATCTCGGAGAAGATCATGACGAAGATCCGAACTACGATCCTAACGAACCCGAATTTCGACCCGGAGAGGGTCAGACAAGTTTCTACAGCCTGCGAAGGTCTCTGCAGATGGGTGTTCGCGTTATCAGAGTACGACCAGGTGGCCAAGATAGTAGCACCGAAGAAGCAAGCTTTGGCTAAGGCAGAAGCCGACTATTCGGTAGCGATGGCCCAGTTGAATCTGAAGAGAAGGCAGCTACAGGAAGTCAGAGACAGGCTGGCGAAACTGGAGGAACTTTTGCAGCAACGAAGAATCGAGTACCAGGCGATGAACGACGAGGTGAAAGACTGCGAAGAGAAGTTAAGAAGAGCGAAGGAATTGATCGGAGGCCTAGGTGGAGAATACACCAGATGGTCTGACACTGCTAGAGAGCTTGGTGAACGCTATCACATCCTGACGGGGGACATCCTCATAGGTTCTGGTATCGTTGCATACCTAGGCGTGTTCACGTCACAGTACAGACAGCAACAGATCGGAGATTGGGTGAAGATCTGCACCGACCTGAACGTGTTTTGCACCCAGGACTATCAGCTGACCCAGGTCTTAGGCGATCCTGTGCTCATACGTTCTTGGAACATCTTCGGCTTGCCCACTGACCTCTTCTCCATAGACAACGGGATCATCGTGACGAATTCCAGAAGATGGCCGTTGATGATCGATCCCCAAGGTCAGGCTAACAAATGGGTCAAAAACATGGAGAAAGATAATAGCGTGAACGTGATCAGACTGATCCAGAGTGATTATATGAGGATCCTGGAGAACGCTGTGCAGTTTGGACAGCCAGTTTTGTTGGAGAACGTTGGCGAAGAACTTGACGCTGCCTTGGAGTCCTTATTAATGAAGCAAACGTTCAGGGCTGGAGGTGCTGTGTGCATTAAGATCGGCGATTCCATCATCGAGTACTCTGATCACTTTCG ATTCTACATCACGACCAAACTACGTAATCCACACTATCTACCGGAAGTGGCAGTGAAAGTAACGCTGTTAAACTTCATGATCACACCGATCGGATTGGAGGATCAGCTGTTGGGTATCGTGGTAGCGAAGGAGAGGCCGGATTTAGAGTCAGAGAAGAATCAGCTGATCGTCCAAGGAGCCGCCAACAAGAA AATGTTGAAGGAGATCGAGGATCAGATACTGGAAGTCCTGTCGACGTCCCAGGAGAACATTCTCGAGGACGAGACTGCGATCAGCGTGTTAAGCTCCTCGAAGACGTTGTCGAACGAGATTCTGGCTAAGCAAATGGTCGCCGAGGTCACCGAAAAATCCATCGACGCTGCTAGATTAGAGTACACCCCTATTGCTGTTTATAGCACCGTTCTGTTCTTCACCATCG CTATATTGGCGAACATCGATCCGATGTATCAGTACTCTTTGGTCTGGTTCATGAATCTCTTCAAACAGACGATCGATAATACGGAACATGTCGAGGATATAGGGCAGCGATTGGAGGACCTCACGAAACACTTCACGTACTCCCTTTACGTGAACATATGTCGCTCGTTGTTCGAGAAGGACAAGCTTTTATTCTCGGTGTTGCTTTCGGTGAACCTGCTGAACAAGCAGGGAGCGATCTCGATGCCTCAATGGATGTTTCTGTTGACCGGTGGTGTGGGCCTTGAGAATCCCTTCGCGAATCCCACTCAATGGCTACCGTCGAAATCCTGGGACGAATTGTGCCGTTTGAGCAGCGTTTCTGGTTTCGAG GGATTCAAAGACACGTTCACGAAAAACATAAGCGCCTGGAAGGTGGTCTTTGATCACATGGAACCGCATACACTGCCGTTCCCCGTGCCTTACGAAAACCTCATCCCTTTCGAGAGGATGCTTGTGCTGCGATGTATTCGTCCTGACAAAGTCGTGCCTGCCGCTCAGCAATTTGTACAAG AGCAACTAGGGAAACAGTATATCGAGTCACCACCCTTCGACCTTGTCTCATCATTCTCGGATTCGTATTCCTGCATTCCTCTGATATTCGTGCTGACGCCTGGCGCCGATCCCATGGCGGTTCTACTGAAATTCGCCGACGATATGGGTTTCGGCACCAACCGACTGTTCTCTTTGTCTTTGGGTCAAGGACAAGGAGTTATCGCCGCTCAGCTTATCGACGATGGCGTGAAAAATGGCACCTGGGTGGTTCTCCAGAATTGTCATCTTGCCAAGAGTTTTATGCCGCTGTTGGAGAAG ATTTGTGAGAGTTTCACCCCGGGGACCGTTCATCCCGACTTTCGATTATGGTTGACGAGTTATCCGGTGGAACACTTTCCGGTCAGTGTTCTTCAGAACGGCGTTAAAATGACGAACGAACCGCCGAAGGGATTACGAGCGAACATAGTCAGGTCGTTCCTGCAG GATCCAATATGCGACGACGAGTTCTTTGATACGTCGAATCAGAAGGGTACCTTTAAGAAACTCCTCTTCGCCCTGTGTTTCTTCCACGCGATCGTCCAGGAACGAAGGAAATTCGGTCCGATCGGATGGAACAATCAGTACGAATTCAACGAGACCGATTTGCGTATCAGCGCTTTGCAATTGAGGATCTTTCTCGACCAATACGACGACGTGCAATACACTGCTTTGAAATACCTGACCG GTGAATGCAATTACGGTGGTCGTGTGACGGACGAATGGGACAGGAGAACTTTGAACACGATCCTAACGAAATTCTATTGCCCCGATGTGATCGAGAAACAGAAATACCAGTTTGACCCGAGCGGAATATATTTCGTGCCTGTGGTAACCACGCATACCGAGTTCCTCGAGTACATTAAATCTTTTCCGATGGCCACCGCGCCCAGCGTCTTCGGGATGAACGAAAACGCTGACATCATCAAGGATCAGCAAGAAACTACTCTAATGTTATCGTCGATATTAGCTACTCAGGTAAGAAAACTTCAACGACGTATTGAACGG ACCGGAGAAACGGAAACAGACAGAGGAAAATCAGCCGACGAGATCGTGTACGAGGTGACGTCTGATATTCTGTCAAGGTTACCGAACGATTTCGATCTTGTCGTCGCCCTGGAGAAATACCCGACGTTGTATAATCAAAGCATGAACACGGTACTGGTCCAAGAAATGGGAAGATTCAACAAGCTTCTGCGAACGATCAGAAATAGCCTGGTGAACGTTCAGAAAGCGATCAAAG GTCTGGTGATGATGAACATGGACCTCGAAGAGGTGTACGTATCGATAATCACTGGAAAGATACCGAAGATGTGGATGAGGAACTCTTATCCATCTTTGAAGCCTTTGGGTAGCTACGTACAGGATTTCTTGAAGAGACTGAACTTTCTTCAG TCGTGGTACGACGTAGGACCACCTACCACCTTCTGGATATCCGGTTTCTATTTCACCCAAGCCTTCCTCACCGGTGCACGTCAGAATTACGCGAGAAAGTACTCGATACCCATTGATCTGCTTATCTACGATTTCGTTCCCATGAAAGAGACTGTACTCGTGGAAGCACCAGCCGACGGTGTTTATATTTACGGTTTGTTCCTCGACGGAGCTCGTTTCAACAGGATGACGATGAAACTCGACGAGTCCTTACCGAAGATTCTCTACGATACGGTACCCTAT ATTTGGCTGATACCGACGAAGAAGGACGAATTGGAGGAAAAGGAAACGTACACCTGTCCCGTGTACAAGACCACAGAGAGAAGAGGTGTTCTGTCGACGACCGGCCACTCGACGAACTTCGTAATCGCCATATGGCTCCCGACGGACCATCCACCGGAACACTGGGTCCTCCGAGGCGTAGCTATGCTCTGCCAATTGTCCGATTAA